One Clostridium estertheticum DNA segment encodes these proteins:
- the brxC gene encoding BREX system P-loop protein BrxC: protein MIIKDMFIRDIGREISGVIKVGQTDEKKVYQELDEYVVTKEISKHLSKFYENYSKGINGNTDKMGVWISGFFGSGKSHFLKILSYLLDNEKIKGEDAIDYFKGKVVDPMLFAEMKKGANTDTETIIFNIDSKNPINNKSKEDAILRIFVKVFNEHRGLCDEIPGVAYMEQQLIKDGVYEQFKQEFYDISGKEWTHRRNGFFLDKDFVAKAISKVLNTSLESANEFVTKGVSDYEVSIEKFAKEVKEYIDTKGKNFHLIFLIDEIGQYIGDNPTLMLNLQTVAEDLGTYCKGKVWIMVTSQESIDSLFKVKGNDFSKIQGRFDTRLSLSSISVDEVIKKRILDKGQDAVYLLKDLYKEKSAILKNLISFDNARKDLLGYCDEKEFAEVYPFVPYQFKILQNVFEQVRKHGSSGKHLSEGERSMISAYKESVLKYADDKDGVLIPFHAFYDTIEEFLNPTISRVIERASENPELKENPMNLKLLKVLFMIKYLSDELPGNLENIATLMVNSIDEDKLELKEKIKESLRKLQSNTLIQKNGDTFTFLTDEEQDVNREIKFEKVEEDVIKKELSNYVFSGIYEDTKFRHTKPYLFQFNKVMDEKPYGNQTSNIGINILTPLSDDYYKSDNELISKSFLNKEMIVKLGGSEGYIEELTEAMKIDSYIKKKNVNSLPENIQIIITTKQGEMRLRKLRAKELLESAILQGTYFVNGEKIDIKGASAKEKINYGFSILVNSIFNKLGYIKCNLSTESEMVSLLKNNIEQLGFDAVEQYNNELAENEVFNFICLQEDNLQQIRMKIVLNRFKDAPYGWNEIDISGVVAKLFKQQKIKLRLNGEFLEIDSANKVVDALTKSTEVDKVIINKKVKVDEPLIRAVKNISLEVFGKINLPDDEDGLARAVRDKIITKIDELKEYINRYGSKKYPGKSLFEKGVKIFKEVIENKDNLTFFTSLKEKEDELLDWVDDSAYAFAFFDNQIDIFDKGLNIFKKCQENKDYLNEALIQDIKSLEDILHDPIPYKRIRNIIDIVQNIEKRFNVIVEEKKDKSKIKIKNDFDYCLLKSNQYGVSSNTAELIRTFYNSLILKIDEYTDIFKIDASITQSNNKREYFDQSINKEIAEYLRKKKAEEAIGITIADPPIVEPESIPKKVEKVNVAGLVQIKSLKTVDDIEVYIRELKSKLRSIINDNKEIEIE from the coding sequence ATGATTATTAAAGACATGTTTATTAGGGATATAGGGCGTGAAATTAGCGGGGTTATAAAGGTAGGACAAACAGATGAAAAAAAGGTTTACCAAGAGTTAGATGAGTATGTTGTTACTAAAGAAATATCTAAGCATTTATCGAAGTTTTATGAGAATTACAGTAAAGGCATTAATGGAAATACAGATAAAATGGGAGTTTGGATTTCAGGTTTTTTTGGAAGCGGTAAATCTCATTTCCTTAAAATATTGTCATACTTATTAGACAATGAAAAAATTAAGGGTGAAGATGCAATTGATTATTTTAAAGGAAAAGTAGTAGACCCAATGCTTTTTGCAGAAATGAAAAAAGGTGCTAATACCGATACAGAAACTATAATTTTTAATATTGATTCTAAAAACCCGATTAACAATAAGAGTAAAGAAGACGCTATTTTGAGAATATTTGTTAAAGTGTTTAATGAGCATCGTGGTTTGTGTGACGAAATACCAGGTGTAGCTTATATGGAGCAACAGCTTATAAAAGATGGTGTTTATGAGCAATTTAAACAAGAATTTTATGATATCAGTGGAAAGGAATGGACACATAGGAGAAATGGGTTCTTTTTAGATAAAGACTTTGTTGCAAAAGCTATATCTAAGGTTCTAAATACATCTCTTGAAAGTGCAAATGAGTTTGTAACAAAAGGTGTTAGCGATTATGAAGTGAGCATTGAAAAGTTTGCAAAAGAAGTTAAAGAGTATATAGATACTAAAGGGAAAAATTTTCACTTGATTTTCCTTATAGATGAAATAGGTCAATACATAGGAGATAATCCTACATTGATGCTAAATCTTCAAACTGTTGCTGAGGATTTAGGTACATACTGCAAAGGTAAAGTGTGGATAATGGTAACTTCACAGGAAAGCATAGATTCCTTATTTAAAGTTAAGGGAAATGACTTCTCAAAAATACAAGGGAGATTTGATACAAGACTAAGCTTATCTTCAATATCCGTTGATGAAGTAATAAAGAAGCGTATACTTGACAAAGGACAGGATGCAGTATATCTTCTAAAGGATTTATATAAAGAAAAAAGTGCTATACTAAAAAATCTTATAAGCTTTGATAATGCAAGGAAGGATTTACTCGGATACTGTGATGAGAAAGAATTTGCAGAAGTATATCCCTTTGTTCCATACCAGTTTAAAATATTGCAAAATGTATTTGAGCAGGTAAGGAAGCATGGAAGTTCAGGAAAGCATCTATCAGAAGGTGAGCGGTCAATGATTTCTGCTTATAAAGAATCTGTACTTAAATATGCTGATGATAAAGACGGAGTTTTAATTCCTTTTCATGCTTTTTATGATACTATAGAAGAATTTTTAAATCCTACTATTTCAAGGGTTATTGAAAGAGCTTCTGAAAATCCTGAATTAAAAGAAAATCCTATGAATTTGAAACTTTTGAAAGTGCTGTTTATGATTAAATATTTAAGTGATGAACTACCTGGAAACTTAGAAAATATTGCAACACTTATGGTTAATAGTATAGATGAAGATAAATTAGAACTAAAAGAAAAAATTAAAGAATCATTAAGAAAACTTCAATCTAATACTCTTATACAAAAAAATGGTGACACTTTTACGTTCTTAACTGACGAAGAGCAAGATGTTAATAGAGAGATTAAGTTTGAAAAGGTAGAGGAAGATGTTATAAAGAAGGAATTATCAAATTATGTTTTTTCAGGTATATATGAGGACACAAAATTTAGACACACAAAACCGTACTTATTTCAGTTTAATAAAGTGATGGATGAAAAACCTTATGGTAATCAAACAAGTAATATAGGAATAAATATTCTTACTCCATTATCAGATGATTATTATAAGAGTGATAATGAACTTATATCAAAGTCATTTCTAAATAAAGAAATGATTGTTAAGCTTGGTGGTAGCGAGGGCTATATTGAGGAACTTACTGAAGCAATGAAAATTGATTCATATATTAAAAAGAAGAATGTAAATTCTCTACCAGAAAACATACAAATTATTATTACAACTAAACAGGGAGAGATGAGATTAAGAAAGTTAAGGGCTAAAGAGTTATTAGAAAGTGCAATACTGCAAGGTACATATTTTGTAAATGGAGAAAAGATAGATATAAAAGGGGCAAGTGCTAAAGAAAAAATAAACTATGGATTTAGTATACTTGTTAATAGTATATTTAATAAGCTTGGATACATTAAATGCAATTTATCAACTGAAAGTGAAATGGTATCACTTCTAAAAAATAATATTGAGCAGTTAGGGTTTGATGCTGTAGAGCAATACAATAATGAATTAGCTGAAAATGAAGTATTTAATTTTATATGCCTTCAAGAAGATAATCTTCAACAAATTAGAATGAAGATAGTATTAAACCGATTTAAAGATGCACCTTATGGTTGGAATGAAATAGATATTTCTGGAGTAGTAGCAAAGCTATTTAAACAACAGAAAATAAAATTAAGATTAAATGGAGAATTTTTAGAAATAGATAGTGCAAATAAAGTAGTTGATGCTTTAACAAAATCAACAGAAGTAGATAAAGTTATAATTAATAAGAAAGTAAAAGTAGATGAACCACTTATCAGGGCTGTTAAAAATATAAGCTTAGAGGTATTTGGAAAAATTAATCTACCAGATGATGAAGACGGATTAGCGAGGGCTGTAAGAGATAAAATTATTACAAAAATTGATGAGTTAAAAGAATATATAAACAGATATGGAAGTAAGAAATATCCAGGCAAGAGCTTGTTTGAAAAAGGAGTAAAAATATTTAAGGAAGTAATTGAAAATAAAGATAATTTAACTTTCTTTACATCATTAAAAGAGAAAGAGGATGAATTACTTGATTGGGTAGATGATAGTGCCTATGCTTTTGCTTTCTTTGATAATCAAATTGATATATTTGATAAAGGATTAAACATTTTTAAGAAGTGTCAAGAGAACAAAGATTATTTAAATGAAGCACTTATTCAAGATATAAAAAGTTTGGAAGATATTCTGCATGACCCAATCCCATATAAACGTATCAGAAATATTATTGACATTGTTCAAAATATAGAAAAAAGGTTTAATGTTATAGTCGAAGAAAAAAAGGATAAATCTAAGATTAAAATAAAAAATGATTTTGATTATTGTTTGCTAAAATCAAATCAGTACGGGGTAAGTAGTAATACCGCAGAACTAATTAGAACATTTTATAATAGCTTAATTTTAAAGATAGATGAATATACTGACATATTCAAGATTGATGCTTCTATAACCCAAAGCAATAACAAAAGGGAATATTTTGACCAATCTATTAATAAAGAGATTGCAGAATATCTAAGGAAGAAGAAAGCAGAAGAGGCTATAGGTATAACAATTGCAGACCCCCCAATAGTAGAACCTGAATCAATACCTAAGAAAGTTGAAAAGGTTAATGTTGCAGGGTTAGTTCAAATTAAATCATTAAAGACTGTAGATGACATAGAGGTGTATATTAGGGAGCTAAAAAGTAAACTCAGAAGCATTATAAATGATAATAAAGAAATAGAGATTGAATAA